A section of the Streptomyces sp. CG1 genome encodes:
- a CDS encoding urease subunit alpha: protein MSRSKGREVSRAIHVDPYAYAATHGPRAGDRIRLGDSGLTVRVESDSQRYGDEFLAGFGKTARDGLHLKAAAVRETCDVVISNVVVIDAVQGIRKVSIGIREGRICSIGRAGNPDTLDGVDVVVGTGTSIVSGEGLIATAGAVDTHVHLLSPRIMEASLASGVTTVIGQEFGPVWGVGVNSPWALRHAFNAFDAWPVNIGFLGRGSSSSDAPLIEALAEGGASGFKVHEDMGAHTRALDTALRVAEEHDVQVALHSDGLNECLSVEDTLRVLEGRTIHAFHIEGCGGGHVPNVLKMAGVPNVIGSSTNPTLPFGRDAVAEHYGMIVSVHDLKPDLPGDAAMARDRIRAGTMGAEDVLHDLGAIGITSSDAQGMGRAGETVRRTFAMAGKMKAELGPLLPHDGEGGDSEGDDNARVLRYMAKLTINPAIAHGLAHEVGSIEAGKLADIVLWRPEYFGAKPQLVLKSGFPAYGVVGDPNAATDTCEPLVLGPQFGSYGATAADISVAFVAQAAVDQGGDQMPTRRRRVAVRGTRGIGPADLRLNARVGAVDVDQRTGLVTLDGDPLRSAPADSVSLNRLYFL from the coding sequence ATGAGCCGCTCGAAGGGACGCGAGGTGAGCCGGGCGATCCACGTCGACCCGTATGCCTACGCCGCCACCCACGGCCCCCGCGCCGGCGACCGCATCCGCCTCGGCGACTCCGGGCTCACCGTCCGCGTGGAGTCCGACTCCCAGCGCTACGGCGACGAGTTCCTGGCCGGCTTCGGCAAGACCGCCCGGGACGGACTGCACCTGAAGGCAGCCGCTGTCCGCGAGACCTGTGACGTGGTCATCAGCAACGTGGTCGTGATCGACGCCGTGCAGGGCATCCGCAAAGTCTCCATCGGCATCCGGGAAGGCCGGATCTGCTCGATCGGGCGCGCCGGCAACCCGGACACCCTCGACGGTGTCGACGTCGTCGTCGGCACGGGCACCTCGATCGTCTCCGGCGAGGGGCTCATCGCCACCGCCGGGGCCGTCGACACCCATGTCCATCTGCTGTCGCCGCGCATCATGGAGGCCTCCCTCGCCTCCGGCGTGACCACGGTCATCGGGCAGGAGTTCGGCCCGGTGTGGGGCGTCGGCGTCAACTCGCCCTGGGCCCTCAGGCACGCCTTCAACGCCTTCGACGCCTGGCCGGTCAACATCGGCTTCCTGGGCCGGGGTTCGTCCTCCTCCGACGCGCCGCTCATCGAGGCGCTGGCCGAGGGCGGGGCGTCCGGCTTCAAGGTGCACGAGGACATGGGCGCCCATACGCGGGCCCTGGACACGGCCCTGCGCGTCGCCGAGGAGCACGACGTCCAGGTCGCCCTGCACAGCGACGGCCTGAACGAGTGCCTGTCGGTCGAGGACACCCTGCGCGTCCTCGAAGGCCGGACGATCCACGCCTTCCACATCGAGGGCTGCGGCGGCGGACACGTCCCCAACGTGCTGAAGATGGCCGGCGTCCCGAACGTCATCGGCTCCTCCACCAACCCCACCCTGCCCTTCGGCCGGGACGCGGTCGCCGAGCACTACGGCATGATCGTCTCCGTCCACGACCTCAAGCCCGACCTCCCCGGCGACGCCGCGATGGCCCGCGACCGCATCCGCGCCGGCACCATGGGCGCCGAGGACGTGCTGCACGACCTGGGTGCGATCGGCATCACCTCCTCCGACGCCCAGGGCATGGGCCGCGCCGGTGAGACCGTCCGCCGTACGTTCGCCATGGCAGGCAAGATGAAGGCCGAGCTGGGGCCCCTGCTTCCCCATGACGGGGAGGGCGGCGACAGCGAGGGCGACGACAACGCCCGCGTCCTGCGCTACATGGCCAAGCTGACGATCAACCCGGCCATCGCGCACGGCCTCGCCCACGAGGTCGGCTCGATCGAGGCCGGCAAGCTCGCCGACATCGTGCTGTGGCGCCCGGAGTACTTCGGCGCCAAGCCGCAGCTCGTCCTCAAGTCCGGCTTCCCGGCGTACGGCGTGGTCGGCGACCCCAACGCGGCCACCGACACCTGCGAACCCCTCGTACTGGGCCCGCAGTTCGGCTCGTACGGCGCCACGGCCGCCGACATCTCCGTCGCGTTCGTCGCCCAGGCCGCCGTCGACCAGGGGGGCGACCAGATGCCCACCCGGCGCAGGAGGGTCGCCGTGCGCGGCACCCGGGGCATCGGCCCCGCCGATCTGCGGCTGAACGCCCGGGTCGGAGCGGTCGACGTCGACCAGCGCACCGGTCTGGTCACCCTCGACGGCGACCCGCTGCGCTCCGCGCCCGCCGACTCCGTCTCCCTCAACCGCCTCTACTTCCTCTAA
- a CDS encoding GNAT family N-acetyltransferase, which translates to MTSGLRLAHTADLEPSELRAARALLDAAFDGGFSAEDWDHGLGGLHVLVQDGTGLAAHGAVVMRRIRHRGRWLRAGYVEAVAVRPDARRKGFGGRVLGELERVIGRAYDLGALSASPEGALLYTARGWQQWGGQVHGLSPDGIVRLPEEEGGMYVRPALAGALDPAGEFVLDWRDGDVA; encoded by the coding sequence ATGACCAGCGGACTGCGTCTCGCCCACACCGCCGACCTCGAACCCTCCGAACTCCGGGCCGCCCGCGCCCTGTTGGACGCGGCGTTCGACGGTGGCTTCTCCGCCGAGGACTGGGATCACGGGCTCGGTGGGCTGCATGTCCTCGTGCAGGACGGCACCGGACTCGCCGCGCACGGGGCCGTGGTGATGCGGCGCATCCGGCACCGGGGGCGCTGGCTGCGGGCCGGATACGTGGAGGCCGTCGCCGTACGTCCCGACGCGCGGCGGAAGGGGTTCGGCGGGCGGGTGCTGGGGGAGCTGGAGCGGGTGATCGGGCGGGCGTACGACCTCGGCGCGCTCTCGGCGAGCCCGGAGGGGGCCCTGCTGTACACCGCCCGGGGCTGGCAGCAGTGGGGTGGGCAGGTGCACGGACTGTCCCCGGACGGGATCGTACGGCTGCCGGAGGAGGAGGGGGGCATGTATGTCCGGCCCGCACTCGCCGGGGCGCTCGACCCCGCCGGGGAGTTCGTACTCGACTGGCGGGACGGGGACGTGGCCTGA
- a CDS encoding TetR/AcrR family transcriptional regulator translates to MAGAARARKNAPPREEVLAAAMDMIAERGLEKLTMAALGREVGMSSGHLLYYFRSKDELLLQTLEWSEGRLGAERGRLLDRPGTARERLSAYVDLYVPDGHRDPHWTLWLEVWNRSQNADDEARARQAAIEGAWHRDLVALIAEGISRGEFRRVDADRFAARLRALLDGFSIHVAIGLRGTDRGQVLAHVREFIADGLLAGT, encoded by the coding sequence ATGGCCGGTGCGGCACGGGCGCGGAAGAACGCGCCGCCGCGCGAGGAGGTACTCGCCGCCGCCATGGACATGATCGCCGAGCGCGGTCTGGAGAAGCTCACCATGGCGGCGCTCGGCCGTGAGGTGGGCATGAGCAGCGGCCATCTCCTCTACTACTTCCGCTCCAAGGACGAACTGCTGCTGCAGACCCTGGAGTGGAGCGAGGGCCGGCTGGGCGCCGAGCGCGGCCGTCTGCTCGACCGTCCCGGGACGGCCCGGGAGCGCCTGTCCGCGTACGTCGACCTGTACGTGCCCGACGGCCACCGCGATCCGCACTGGACGCTGTGGCTGGAGGTGTGGAACCGCTCGCAGAACGCGGACGACGAGGCGCGAGCCCGCCAGGCCGCGATCGAGGGGGCCTGGCATCGCGACCTGGTCGCGCTGATCGCCGAGGGGATTTCGCGGGGGGAGTTCCGCAGGGTGGACGCCGATCGCTTCGCGGCGCGGTTGCGTGCGCTGCTCGACGGCTTCTCGATCCACGTCGCCATCGGCCTGCGCGGTACCGACCGTGGGCAAGTACTGGCGCATGTGCGGGAGTTCATCGCGGACGGACTCCTCGCCGGCACCTGA
- the ureA gene encoding urease subunit gamma — MRLTPTERDRLLLFGAAELARARRARGLRLNVPEATALIADTVCEAARDGRRLAEAIEAARSVLGPEDVLPGVADVVTEVMVEAVFDDGSRLAVVSEPIGGGLGERAPGALLPGPEHADPGPAVRLTVTNTATVPVSVTSHFHFFEANPRLDFDRARAYGMRLAVPAGSSVRFGPGENEEVGLVPIGGERIAIGFAGLVDGPLDAPGAKEEALRRAAACGYLGTAPEGGEER; from the coding sequence GTGAGACTGACCCCCACGGAACGTGACCGGCTGCTGCTCTTCGGAGCGGCCGAGCTGGCCCGGGCCCGCCGGGCGCGCGGCCTCAGGCTGAACGTGCCGGAGGCGACCGCGCTGATCGCGGACACCGTGTGCGAGGCCGCGCGGGACGGCAGGCGGCTCGCCGAGGCCATCGAGGCGGCCCGGTCCGTGCTCGGCCCCGAGGACGTGCTGCCGGGCGTCGCCGACGTCGTCACCGAGGTGATGGTCGAGGCCGTCTTCGACGACGGCTCCCGGCTCGCGGTGGTCTCCGAGCCCATCGGCGGCGGCCTCGGCGAGCGGGCGCCGGGCGCGCTGCTGCCCGGACCCGAGCACGCCGACCCCGGGCCCGCCGTCCGGCTCACGGTCACCAACACCGCGACCGTGCCGGTCTCCGTCACCTCCCACTTCCACTTCTTCGAGGCCAACCCGCGCCTGGACTTCGACCGCGCCCGCGCCTACGGCATGCGGCTCGCCGTACCCGCCGGATCCTCGGTCCGCTTCGGGCCGGGCGAGAACGAGGAGGTCGGCCTGGTGCCGATCGGCGGCGAGCGGATCGCGATCGGCTTCGCCGGACTGGTCGACGGGCCGCTGGACGCGCCCGGAGCGAAGGAAGAGGCCTTGCGCAGGGCCGCCGCATGCGGATACCTCGGAACGGCACCGGAAGGAGGCGAGGAGCGATGA
- a CDS encoding cytosine permease — MPIEQRGVDTIPDEERTSGPRDLVSILLGSNLCLGVIIFGWLPPSFGLGWWASVSAIVAGTVIGTLFTAPLALVSLRTATNLSTSSGAQFGVRGRLVGSIVGLLLALGYTALTVWIGGDVMIGVLGRMVGLPADGVSYAVVYAVLAAATVAGAVYGYRVLLAMSRVLAIGMTALLVLGILAYAPHFTTSALSGTGGYLLGSFWPTWFLAAVAAGLSGPIAFITLLGDYTRYISPSRHSSRRVLHATWLGLVLGLLVPQLFGTFTAYAAHAATEYAGPLVSASPTWYLVPLLLSASAGSVGNAGLMLYSMGLDLDAILPKASRARATYTVAVVATACVFVGHYAWNAQSAMTSFVLLLTAIGTPWAVITLIGFARCRGVYDADALQVFNRRSRGGIYWYRAGWNIRATVSWALGAGVGLLAVSLPTYQGPLLHLTGGVDCSFLLSGAVGGAVYGVLTLAERREGARGTARSATTDPQTPDAPSRHLEPRA, encoded by the coding sequence ATGCCGATTGAACAGCGCGGTGTCGACACCATCCCGGACGAGGAGCGGACCAGTGGTCCGCGCGACCTCGTCTCGATCCTGCTCGGCTCCAACCTCTGCCTCGGGGTGATCATCTTCGGATGGCTGCCGCCGTCCTTCGGGCTCGGCTGGTGGGCGTCGGTGAGCGCGATCGTCGCGGGCACGGTGATCGGCACCCTGTTCACGGCGCCGCTCGCGCTGGTCTCACTGCGCACCGCGACCAACCTGTCCACGTCCTCCGGCGCCCAGTTCGGTGTCCGGGGCCGGCTGGTCGGCTCGATCGTCGGCCTGCTCCTCGCCCTCGGCTACACGGCGCTGACCGTGTGGATCGGCGGGGACGTGATGATCGGCGTGCTCGGCCGGATGGTCGGGCTGCCCGCGGACGGGGTGTCGTACGCCGTCGTCTACGCGGTGCTCGCGGCGGCGACGGTCGCCGGCGCGGTCTACGGCTACCGGGTGCTGCTCGCCATGTCCCGCGTCCTCGCGATCGGCATGACGGCCTTGCTGGTCCTCGGCATCCTCGCCTACGCCCCGCACTTCACGACCTCGGCGCTGTCCGGCACGGGCGGCTATCTGCTGGGCTCGTTCTGGCCGACCTGGTTCCTGGCGGCCGTGGCGGCGGGCCTGTCCGGCCCCATCGCCTTCATCACGCTCCTGGGCGACTACACCCGCTACATCTCCCCCTCGCGCCACTCCAGCCGCCGCGTGCTGCACGCCACCTGGCTGGGCCTGGTCCTCGGACTGCTGGTCCCGCAGCTCTTCGGCACCTTCACGGCGTACGCGGCCCACGCGGCCACCGAGTACGCGGGCCCGCTGGTCAGCGCGTCCCCCACCTGGTATCTGGTTCCGCTGCTGCTGTCCGCCTCGGCGGGCTCGGTCGGCAACGCGGGCCTGATGCTGTACTCCATGGGCCTGGACCTGGACGCGATCCTGCCCAAGGCCTCCCGGGCGCGGGCCACTTACACCGTCGCCGTCGTCGCCACAGCCTGTGTCTTCGTCGGCCACTACGCCTGGAACGCGCAGTCCGCGATGACGTCCTTCGTGCTGCTGCTCACCGCCATCGGCACCCCGTGGGCCGTCATCACCCTCATCGGCTTCGCCCGCTGCCGCGGGGTGTACGACGCGGACGCCCTGCAGGTCTTCAACCGCCGCTCGCGGGGCGGGATCTACTGGTACCGGGCGGGCTGGAACATCCGCGCCACCGTCTCCTGGGCCCTGGGCGCCGGCGTCGGCCTGCTGGCCGTGTCCCTGCCGACGTACCAGGGCCCGCTGCTGCACCTGACCGGCGGGGTGGACTGCAGCTTCCTGCTGTCGGGAGCGGTCGGCGGGGCGGTGTATGGGGTGCTGACGCTCGCTGAGCGCCGCGAAGGGGCGCGGGGAACTGCGCGATCAGCCACAACAGACCCGCAGACACCCGACGCCCCTTCGCGGCACCTCGAACCGCGCGCTTAA
- a CDS encoding 3-isopropylmalate dehydrogenase encodes MSRSLNLAVIPGDGIGQEVVSEGLKVLSAVLPQDVKLETKEYDFGAKRYHATGETLTDADLDALKQHDAILLGAIGDPSVPSGVLERGFLLKLRFAFDHHVNLRPSKLLPGVATPLAGQPEIDFVVVREGTEGPYTGNGGTIRKGTEHEVATEVSVNTAYGVERVVRDAFARAQARPRKKLTLVHKNNVLTFAGHLWTNIFNKVAKEFPEVTTDYIHVDAATIYLVTDPARFDVIVTDNLFGDIITDLAAAVSGGIGVAASGNINPSREFPSMFEPVHGSAPDIAGQGKADPTATVLSVGLLLRHLGYTGEADRIDAAVAADLTERAALGTRSTSQIGDALAARVAG; translated from the coding sequence ATGTCTCGCAGCCTCAATCTCGCAGTGATTCCCGGTGACGGCATCGGCCAGGAGGTCGTGTCCGAGGGTCTGAAGGTCCTCTCCGCCGTGCTCCCGCAGGACGTGAAGCTGGAGACGAAGGAGTACGACTTCGGCGCCAAGCGCTACCACGCCACCGGTGAGACCCTCACCGACGCCGACCTCGACGCGCTGAAGCAGCACGACGCCATCCTGCTCGGCGCCATCGGCGACCCGTCGGTGCCGTCCGGCGTCCTGGAGCGCGGTTTCCTGCTCAAGCTCCGCTTCGCCTTCGACCACCACGTCAACCTGCGGCCGAGCAAGCTGCTCCCCGGTGTGGCGACCCCGCTCGCCGGCCAGCCGGAGATCGACTTCGTGGTCGTCCGCGAGGGCACCGAGGGCCCGTACACCGGCAACGGCGGCACCATCCGCAAGGGCACCGAGCACGAGGTCGCCACCGAGGTCTCCGTCAACACGGCCTACGGTGTCGAGCGCGTGGTCCGCGACGCCTTCGCCCGCGCCCAGGCCCGCCCGCGCAAGAAGCTCACGCTGGTCCACAAGAACAACGTGCTGACCTTCGCCGGGCATCTGTGGACGAACATCTTCAACAAGGTGGCCAAGGAGTTCCCCGAGGTCACCACCGACTACATCCACGTCGACGCGGCCACCATCTACCTGGTCACCGACCCTGCCCGGTTCGACGTGATCGTCACCGACAACCTCTTCGGTGACATCATCACCGACCTCGCCGCGGCCGTCTCCGGCGGCATCGGCGTGGCCGCCTCCGGCAACATCAACCCCAGCCGCGAGTTCCCGTCCATGTTCGAGCCGGTCCACGGCTCGGCCCCGGACATCGCCGGACAGGGCAAGGCCGACCCCACCGCCACGGTCCTGTCCGTCGGCCTGCTGCTGCGCCACCTCGGCTACACCGGCGAGGCCGACCGTATCGACGCGGCCGTCGCCGCCGACCTCACCGAGCGCGCCGCGCTGGGAACCCGCAGCACCTCGCAGATCGGCGACGCACTCGCCGCCCGAGTAGCCGGCTGA
- a CDS encoding agmatine/peptidylarginine deiminase: MTTPAADGFRMPAEWTPHERTWMAWPGPNPTFDDPEDLAASRIAWASVARAIRRFEPVTVVCGPGQSAEAQTLLGPGIDTVERELDDAWMRDIGPTFLTNGQGGLAAVDWTFNGWGAQDWARWEHDSKIAAYVCDLAGVKTYASKLVNEGGAIHVDGEGTVLLTETVQLGPERNPHWSRAEVEAEIHAHLGTEKAIWLPRGLTGDYPPYGFGTLGHVDIVAAFARPGVVVAHHQPDPAHPDFEVTKEVIGLLKSATDARGRKLEVVEVPAPTVLESDGHWADYSYINHYICNGGLVLCGFDDPRDEIAAGIFRRLFPGRTVTLVDARTIFAGGGGIHCITQQQPKA; encoded by the coding sequence ATGACCACCCCCGCCGCCGACGGCTTCCGTATGCCCGCCGAGTGGACCCCGCACGAGCGCACCTGGATGGCGTGGCCGGGTCCCAACCCCACCTTCGACGACCCCGAGGACCTCGCCGCCTCCCGGATCGCCTGGGCGTCCGTGGCCCGTGCGATCCGCCGCTTCGAGCCGGTGACCGTGGTGTGCGGCCCCGGCCAGTCCGCCGAGGCGCAGACGCTGCTCGGCCCCGGCATCGACACCGTCGAGCGGGAGCTGGACGACGCCTGGATGCGGGACATCGGCCCCACCTTCCTCACCAACGGCCAGGGCGGACTGGCCGCCGTGGACTGGACGTTCAACGGCTGGGGCGCCCAGGACTGGGCCCGCTGGGAGCACGACTCGAAGATCGCGGCGTATGTCTGCGACCTCGCGGGCGTGAAGACGTACGCCTCGAAGCTGGTCAACGAGGGCGGCGCGATCCACGTCGACGGCGAGGGCACCGTACTGCTCACGGAGACCGTGCAGCTCGGCCCCGAGCGCAACCCGCACTGGTCGCGCGCGGAGGTGGAGGCCGAGATCCACGCCCACCTCGGTACGGAGAAGGCGATCTGGCTGCCGCGCGGCCTCACCGGTGACTACCCTCCCTACGGCTTCGGCACCCTCGGCCACGTCGACATCGTCGCCGCGTTCGCCCGCCCCGGCGTGGTCGTCGCCCACCACCAGCCGGACCCCGCGCACCCCGACTTCGAGGTCACCAAGGAGGTCATCGGCCTGCTGAAGTCGGCGACCGACGCGCGCGGCCGCAAGCTGGAGGTCGTGGAGGTCCCCGCGCCGACCGTTCTGGAGTCCGACGGCCACTGGGCCGACTACTCCTACATCAACCACTACATCTGCAACGGCGGCCTGGTGCTGTGCGGCTTCGACGACCCGCGCGACGAGATCGCCGCCGGGATCTTCCGCCGGCTGTTCCCCGGGCGGACGGTCACCCTGGTGGACGCGCGTACGATCTTTGCGGGTGGGGGCGGCATCCACTGCATCACCCAGCAGCAGCCGAAGGCATGA
- the pruA gene encoding L-glutamate gamma-semialdehyde dehydrogenase has product MDAVTQVPTPVNEPVHGYAPGSPERARLEAKLKELAENPIDLPMTIGGEKRMGGGEPFQVVQPHNHKAVIGTLRNATRQDAQDAIDAALAAAPAWRAMSFDDRAAIILRAAELLAGPWRETIAASTMLGQSKTAQQAEIDTPCELIDFWRFNVHYARQILAEQPPANSPGVWNRMDHRPLEGFVYAITPFNFSAIAGNLPTAPALMGNVVVWKPSPTQTHAAVLLMQLLEEAGLPKGVINLVTGDGIEVSNVALAHRDLAGIHFTGSTKTFQYLWKTVGNNIDKYRSYPRLVGETGGKDFLVAHPSADRAVLKTALTRGAFEYQGQKCSATSRAYIPASIWNSGFKEEFAAEVDYLTMGDVTDLSNFIGAVIDDRAFAKNKAAIDRAKEDPACTIVAGGSYDDSVGYFVRPTVVECTDPENEVFRTEYFGPFLAVHVYEDDQYDEMLTQMESVSDYALTGSVISNDRAAAAHTMEKLRFAAGNFYINDKSTGAVVGQQPFGGGRASGTNDKAGAPQNLLRWTLTRAIKETLVAPTDYTYPHMG; this is encoded by the coding sequence ATGGACGCTGTGACCCAGGTCCCCACCCCCGTCAACGAGCCGGTGCACGGCTACGCCCCCGGCTCGCCCGAGCGTGCCCGGCTGGAGGCCAAGCTCAAGGAGCTGGCCGAGAACCCGATCGACCTGCCGATGACCATCGGCGGCGAGAAGCGGATGGGCGGCGGCGAGCCGTTCCAGGTGGTCCAGCCGCACAACCACAAGGCCGTCATCGGCACCCTGCGCAACGCCACCCGGCAGGACGCGCAGGACGCCATCGACGCGGCTCTGGCCGCCGCGCCGGCCTGGCGTGCGATGTCCTTCGACGACCGCGCCGCGATCATCCTGCGCGCCGCCGAGCTGCTGGCCGGCCCGTGGCGCGAGACGATCGCCGCCTCCACCATGCTCGGCCAGTCGAAGACCGCCCAGCAGGCGGAGATCGACACCCCCTGTGAGCTGATCGACTTCTGGCGCTTCAACGTCCACTACGCCCGCCAGATCCTGGCCGAGCAGCCCCCGGCCAACTCCCCGGGCGTCTGGAACCGCATGGACCACCGTCCGCTGGAGGGCTTCGTCTACGCGATCACGCCGTTCAACTTCAGCGCCATCGCGGGCAATCTGCCGACGGCTCCGGCCCTCATGGGCAACGTCGTCGTCTGGAAGCCGTCCCCGACCCAGACCCACGCCGCCGTCCTCCTCATGCAGTTGCTGGAAGAGGCGGGCCTGCCGAAGGGTGTCATCAACCTGGTGACGGGTGACGGCATCGAGGTGTCGAACGTCGCCCTGGCCCACCGCGACCTGGCCGGCATCCACTTCACCGGCTCGACCAAGACCTTCCAGTACCTGTGGAAGACGGTCGGCAACAACATCGACAAGTACCGCTCGTACCCGCGTCTGGTCGGTGAGACCGGCGGCAAGGACTTCCTGGTCGCCCACCCGAGCGCCGATCGTGCCGTCCTGAAGACGGCCCTGACCCGGGGCGCCTTCGAGTACCAGGGCCAGAAGTGCAGCGCGACTTCCCGGGCCTACATCCCGGCGTCGATCTGGAACAGCGGCTTCAAGGAGGAGTTCGCCGCCGAGGTCGACTACCTCACCATGGGTGACGTCACCGACCTGTCGAACTTCATCGGCGCCGTGATCGACGACCGTGCCTTCGCCAAGAACAAGGCCGCGATCGACCGCGCCAAGGAGGACCCGGCCTGCACGATCGTCGCGGGCGGCAGCTACGACGACTCGGTCGGCTACTTCGTCCGCCCGACCGTCGTCGAGTGCACCGACCCGGAGAACGAGGTCTTCCGCACCGAGTACTTCGGCCCGTTCCTCGCCGTCCACGTCTACGAGGACGACCAGTACGACGAGATGCTGACCCAGATGGAGTCGGTGTCGGACTACGCCCTGACCGGCTCGGTCATCTCCAACGACCGCGCGGCGGCCGCCCACACGATGGAGAAGCTCCGCTTCGCGGCGGGCAACTTCTACATCAACGACAAGTCGACCGGCGCCGTCGTCGGCCAGCAGCCCTTCGGCGGCGGCCGCGCCTCCGGCACCAACGACAAGGCCGGCGCCCCGCAGAACCTCCTGCGCTGGACCCTGACCCGCGCCATCAAGGAGACCCTGGTCGCGCCGACCGACTACACGTACCCGCACATGGGCTGA
- a CDS encoding branched-chain amino acid aminotransferase, which yields MTTPTIELKPSASPLAAAEREAILANPGFGRHFTDHMVTIKWTEGRGWHDGQLVPYGPISLDPSTHVLHYGQEIFEGLKAYRQPDGSVALFRPEANARRFRNSARRMAMAELPEELFIAALDALLTQDAAWVPPHGGEESLYLRPFMFATEAALGVHPANEYLFMLIASPSGAYFAGGVKPVTIWVSEDHVRAVPGGTGDAKTGGNYAASLLPQAEAAAHGCDQVVYLDAVTRTKVEESGSMNVAFVYGDRIVTPELTGSILEGITRDSLLQVARDLGYTAEEGVITLEQWRADAASGALTEVFACGTAAVVTPIGHVKTRTDEWTHGDGAPGEVTVRLRQALLDLQRGTAEDQHGWMHKIG from the coding sequence ATGACGACGCCCACGATCGAGCTCAAGCCCTCCGCCAGCCCTCTCGCCGCCGCCGAGCGCGAGGCGATCCTGGCCAACCCCGGGTTCGGCCGCCACTTCACCGACCACATGGTGACGATCAAGTGGACCGAGGGCCGCGGTTGGCACGACGGCCAGCTCGTCCCGTACGGCCCGATCTCCCTCGACCCCTCCACCCACGTCCTGCACTACGGCCAGGAGATCTTCGAGGGGCTGAAGGCCTACCGCCAGCCCGACGGCTCGGTCGCGCTGTTCCGCCCCGAGGCGAACGCCCGCCGCTTCCGCAACTCCGCCCGCCGCATGGCCATGGCCGAGCTGCCCGAGGAGCTGTTCATCGCCGCGTTGGACGCGCTGCTCACCCAGGACGCCGCCTGGGTCCCGCCGCACGGTGGCGAAGAGTCCCTGTATCTGCGCCCGTTCATGTTCGCCACCGAGGCCGCGCTCGGTGTGCACCCGGCGAACGAGTACCTGTTCATGCTCATCGCCTCGCCCTCCGGCGCGTACTTCGCCGGTGGTGTGAAGCCGGTCACCATCTGGGTCTCCGAGGACCACGTCCGCGCCGTCCCCGGCGGCACCGGAGACGCCAAGACCGGCGGCAACTACGCCGCGTCCCTGCTGCCGCAGGCCGAGGCCGCCGCGCACGGCTGCGACCAGGTCGTCTACCTCGACGCGGTCACCCGCACCAAGGTCGAGGAGAGCGGCAGCATGAACGTCGCCTTCGTCTACGGCGACCGGATCGTCACCCCGGAGCTGACCGGCTCGATCCTGGAGGGCATCACCCGTGACTCGCTGCTCCAGGTCGCGCGTGACCTCGGCTACACCGCCGAGGAAGGTGTGATCACCCTGGAGCAGTGGCGCGCGGACGCGGCCTCCGGTGCCCTCACCGAGGTCTTCGCCTGTGGCACGGCCGCCGTGGTCACCCCGATCGGCCACGTCAAGACCAGGACCGACGAGTGGACCCACGGCGACGGCGCCCCCGGCGAGGTCACCGTCCGCCTGCGCCAGGCCCTGCTGGACCTCCAGCGGGGGACCGCCGAGGACCAGCACGGCTGGATGCACAAGATCGGTTAA